The genome window CACTGTTTTAGGCAAACCACATTTTTGGATGCCCCTCGGCCTctgctgcttttaatttgaCGATTCTTTTTCAAATTTCCATTTGATGAAAGTGCGCCATTACATTTCTGaagttattttatgtttttttattcataagaGAAATCAGGGTTTAAGCTTTCAATCAACTGCAAAAAGGTTTCTCCCTGCATGTAAACGCAGCCTCTGATGTGACATTGACTAGTGTACGCTTTTGTTATTAAGCTCATATTAAGACAGTGTTCagtcaaaaacatttgaaagatgtgtgaaaAGACTGTTTTTCACTTCTCACACTGGCTTTTATCCATAATTTAACGCTTCTACGTGAGCCTGCTGGCAAAACAGTCATGCAGGGTATTTACTGTACATACTGGAATCCCCTTCCCCATCAATATACATCTtaattaatatatattattGACACCATCATTATCAAGTTAGACTGTTAGTGTGCTTTGATATTACATCACAGGTTCATCAAATGTCTTTGAATAGCACAACCAACTGGCTAGTCAGCATCActtcttttttctcattcaAACATCTGATGCAACACAGTGAGAACAAAGCATCAAAAGTGAAGCGATGCTCAAACTTCCCAAAGACTTCAGTGATCAGTGTCCTATGATCTTTCAGCACgatttgaacacacacacacacgcacacacgcatacacacacacacacacattgtcgaAAAGAGATAACACTTTGGCCGCTCGCTCGCAAATATGTTGTGCTTTAGGTCTGTATTTTTTCCAGAAAAGTCAGAGAGCTGGAAGCCACACTAAAGGGAGAAGACGTCGGAGATGAGACGGACACTTCACGTCGACCACAGTGCAGGAAGTTCCCCCGAGAAAAATCTCAACACGTTCTAGTTGGAAAATGCTGAGGAGAAGCTGTGACTGGACAGTGTTGAATTTACAAAACCTCAAAAATGATGGTGActtttgtgttcatttgttaCGAGGGGCCACCGAGTCGCGTCacacattaaatacaattaTGTGGAAACGAGATGCTGGGAGGCGTTTACATCTCTCAGCCTCAGTGGGTTATCTTCTACCCCTTTTCGACCGAGGTGGTTCAGGTGCTGGTTCGGAACCAGTGCCTACTCTGGAAGAAGCCAGAGTGGCACCAACGCTTTGACCTGCTTATGTCAGAAGCTGAGGGCGGGGTTATCGTGACCAAGGACCCACTAAAACCACTTACGACTGCCAATTTTAAATTCCAGATCTATTGTGGCATGTTCTGACTCATCTACAGgagaataaagcaaaaaaattaTCATTCTGGCCACCAAATCGAAGCAGCGGTGGTCCGAGGACCGGTCATGTTTGGATGTCAATGTAGCCATGCGAAGCCAGGAGCAACAGTCGATGTTGTTCGCCAGAGCTGTTCCTAGCAATGATGGGAAATTGGTGATGTATACAGCGTCTCACTGAAGTTTTTCAGGGTTGAACCACCTCTGAACCAGCACTAGCACCAGCCCTAGAACCAGCACTCGATCCACTTTGTTCGAAAGGGGATATTCTTGGGAAGTAATTAatcaaaaagaaagagaggagaggtttGCTCTcctctgacagacacacagaaataaaGGAGAACAAAAAGCGCAGTTACTCCTTGCCCTGATGCTTCGACTGGCAGCAGACACAGTGACGGTTACAGGAGACAGATGTAGAGCAGATGACGAGCAAACTGTGTCACACCACaatgaaagcaacaaaaacatggGTCGCTGGTTAACACTGCATGTTTTAGAGCCCACGTACAACAACTGAGGCGAGAAATTCAAATAATTTCTTTGACATTGTCCAGTGGGTCATGCTCTGACCCGGAAAAGTACCAGTTTTCCCAAATGACGGCGTGTGAAGGGGCGTCCCATGGAGGACGGCCAGCGTGAGGGGGGAGTACTGGCATGGAGCGGTACATTTTATGTGACAAATCTGAGGAAATGAGTGGCAAGGAGTCATCATATGCAGGGTGAAATCCAGTAGAGGGAGGCGGGTTATTACACAGTTTACGGGGCAGGAGATGTGTTGTGGGTCGCCACTGCGTCTCGCATAGCCGAGGGATCAGGGAAGGATCGCGATTCATTTGGCTTTGATTTCCGTGTAGTTGCTGCCGTCATCCCCCCTCCCTGAGGCCCCCTCCCTGGGCCTGGCCCCGATAAACTCCAGAGCAGCGTAATTCAGCTCTTGCCTCTCCAGTCCTGCCATAGAGCCCACAGGTTGATAATCCCCGTCTTCTCCCTGCAGACAGAAGCACGAATCAGCGGCAGAAATCACTGGCAAGGTGCCGGCGACACCTCGGATGACAGACGAGTGCGACAGACACCATAAAGAAAAGATGTTAGGGGTTACTGGTCGACAACTGACAGGGAGATTGAGATGTTTCCTGTTAGGTTTGGCAGTTTGTGTTAGCGATGAGGCAGCCATGCAGAAGGCAGTTTCTGGAAACAAACGGCAGTGTACAGGACACAGAAGCTGATATGCGAGGAGATGCATCTGTCACTGAGGCTtgtgttgtttggtttttttttaatggggaTTTGTTTAGGAACCTTACCGTAGTCTCCTCTAGAATGGAGTTAAACTTTGAGCCCAACAGCTCTGTCTTAAGCTGTGCAAGAGTtaggggagagaaaaacagacagaaaaacgcAGAGAAGCGATGAAAGCAAGAGAAAACAGTGTTCGGAAAGGTCATGGTTGGAGCTACTGGACTGCTGGTGGGAGAGATTCCTTTATTACCTCATTTTCAGAGGTCAAAATGGGgtgttatatttttttttttttacaaagtgttACACAGAACTACAACCCCAAACAATCTGAGAATGGTCACCCAACCCATCCTccatcataatcataatcattgACATCAGCATGTCTCACCACTTTCTTCCTCAGATTTTGTTTGTCCTTCTTGACTGCGCTGTAGTACAAAGCTGGGTTCTCCAGGACCACGTCCTGCCTAGGGTTGCCATTCTCTCTGGGGGACGGAGTCACATAATCAGACTCGGTCTCGACTGCGACTAACGCAGGGTGACACGCCAAGCCTGGGCatccattttaaaacaacaagcTCTGTGAGGTTATGCTGGAGGCCAACTGTGGCTGTGAGTGACGTGGTTATGTTTATGGGTTTAGTCGCTGAGCTCACACCCACTTCAGGGGTGATTTGCCAGAGAAAGCTTGCAAATTTGGGGGTCCAAATATGCCTTGAGGCTAAAATAAAGCACCTTGGTTAAGAGGGCTACCCGGGTTGTATTTAGCGTAGCAGGTCAAGGATACAGAAGCGGTGTCAGAGCAGGGAATTGGGCCTGCAAAATATAAGGTTAGTCCAGCTTTCTAACCCACTCCGCAAGGCAGCCAATGTGGATCTCCAAGGATTTCAGCTGGGACTTGTCCTGGCAAATAAACTGAAATTGCTCTGGAGAAAATGATTCTCACGTCCACATCAGTCCCACATTCACTCAtatacaatgtgtgtgtgttttagaatgGATGACAAGGCTTAAGTGTCTCCTTGGATGTCAGAAAATGCTTAGTGAGGAAAAACGACTACTTCTGCCTCGCATCGGCCTCTCCATTAGTCTGTCATTGATACTCACTTCTTGTTGTTGTGGCCAACGTATCTCACTGCTGCGATGATGAAGGCTATGACCGCCACGCCTCCAATGGTGCCGACTATGACTGCCATCATGTACTTTTCTGCAAACAAAGGTGATCGAAGTTAGATATGAGGACATGCGACTTAATTGGGAGCACTACGTAGTTTCCGGGGAAGAAATTTGAATCAGAAGAGGAAATATCTTAATTAActgattctgtttttaatgcctaaacaaactaaataaacaaactgactttaaaggacagcacagtttcatactgccacctttctagcttcaaacagtcttattttcctctgagaacagcttgtttattcagtacgttagagtttgtattattccctcattaatattgtcTGTATTGAGTGTGAATTTCAtctctaaaactacacaatgcccctttaatttacacacagaaaaatggTGCACCTagtatataataaaaaataaaaaaatataaaattagaGGGATTGTTCATATAATCGCAGCACAAATGCATCAAGTTAGTAGAAAATCCACCATTTATGAAGTCCATCATGTACTTTTATGAGGATGACAGCATCTTAAGGATAAAACTGTAgttattctatatttttctttttgtcctaTTGTCCAACGAATCCAATGaagagaccaaaaccaacaatgtgcCATGTTTGTTTTCGGAGCGTTCCCACAAGTGCAAACAATGTGCACAAGTGACGGGCAAGAAGAGAAGAAGCACTTAATCCTTACGAAGCAGCTAACCGGGGTGCTACGGAGTACACTGGAAGGAAGCCTAAATAATCACAGTATTTATTTTCAAGCCTGGTGTCCCAGTACTCTCTGATATTTCTGCCATGCTTGAGATTTTTTACTTAATTCCTGGCTGGATCAGAGAACAGAGTTGGCTTGGGGGATTTCTTACTTTTTCACCATCCTTCTCTAAAGTTACAAGTCAAAATGTTGCTGCCTTAACTTTGGTTACAAAACCAGGTGACAAATCTTATGTGCCCTTTTCTCCACAGTGTCAAGTTGTGGTGTGAAAGCTGTCTGTATCTCAATGATTAAAGGCACGCCACCCATTTCCCTCCTTTTCCACTcaacatataaatattttaaaccGAACTTGAAATATACAAAATGGTTTGATTTCTTAAAAAAGGcttaaaacagtttttcttaGGAAGCATCTAAAAGAGAGGAAATAGTGCATTCGACTATTTTCTGCAGCAGATCGGtacacatttaatttacagCAATAGGACAACATATACAAAACCTGAAAGCGTCAGATGGTTTGTCACGCAGAACCATCTGGGAAAGCACTGTGCAAAACGCTTTGGAAAAGagcagacatttaaaaaaaataatacttgGCAGGTATTTCAGGAGATGAACCATCTGTCTGTCACAGGCTAACCTCTCCAGTCGGATCAACAGTGCCTCAACTAGCAGAAGCCAGTTAGTATATTATAGTCAGTAGGGAGAAGAAGCCTTCAGAGgctctttgcttttctttcaatAAAATATACTACACAGTTCCAATACGACAACAGTTGCATCCTTCGCTAGTCGTCACACTTAAACAACGTGCAATCTCTGGCTGACAGTAGTTCCTGTGTGTGTAGCCATGGGTTTGACTCAACACAGTGCTGTTGGTCAGGGGAATGAAGGAACATGTAATATAAGATCGATCAGGCTTTGGCGACACTAACAACACTTTTCAGTGAGATCAATGTACTGTTGTTTTGTTAattggatttgttgacaataaggAAACAGAATATCAACAGGCTTATTCTTTCAGGAAAACCTGAAAAGCTATAATCATTGCTTTCCTATCTGTCAGTGTTGTTTTATATGTTCTTGTGTGCACTGacgctcctctctcccacagaaaacactgctcctggaATGTCTCATCAGTCGTCCCGTCTTTaaatctgtgactttgtgacatcacactgcgtcaccatgtcacacattttcataattCATGCCCAGCGGCTCCAATGACACATCAGAGTTAATTTAGCACAGTTGCTTTGTTGCTGTTAGCGTCGTTTGCTCAGGCGTGTGTCacctgaccaatcagaagagactGGGTATTAAGGAGAGGGGGGTCTTAAGAGCgattcagacagagggggaatacagagctgcagcactggtcAGTATGAGAAACTTTTATATGAGAGtttaatatgtctcctttaaagaaTGCTAAAAGAAAGACGatgaaaaagaagcagaaggagGAAATTCCTGTATGACTTAACCAAACATCACAACAGGAATCAAAAGTAAATCATCAGTTTcagtgttcagtttgtctctacTCACTCTCCTGCTGTAGCTCCAGGTGTACGCTCTCTCTTCCGTACATGTTGAACATGCTGCAGTGAACGTTGACGGCAGGGCCGTTGTCGATCCGCTCGCCTTTCTCCCTGAGCTTGATCATACCGGTGGAGGTGTGTCCGTCTGTGTGCGTGTAGAAGTTGTACCGCCCGTCCGTTTCGTTGATGGTGACGTTCAGGTCGGGCAGATAGAACTCAATGGTGGGTTCAGGGTTTCCTGTGGCCATGCAGACACACTGGACGCCCTCCCGCACCACCGTGCACTTGGACTCCTCCAGAAAGACCGGGGCATCTGTTGAGGATATTTAAAAAGCTTCAGAGATGCTCATTACCGATCATTTGTTTATTCTATGTCCTACTGAGGCACTCACACTCAACAGTGATGTTCAGGGAGCTGCTGGCTCTTCCGTGCTCGTTCTCGGCCAGGCAGCGGTACTGTCCGTCTCCCTGCGGTGTGATCTCCAGGATTTCCAGCACTGACAGCTCGTCAGCGGTGATGGTGCCCACCAGCTCCCCGTCCTTCAGCCAGGTGAGGGTCGGGGCAGGGCTGCCCTGGGTGCTACAGTGCAGGGCCAGCGAGGTTCCCTCTTGTACCGTCATGGAGTCGTTCACCACGGGCTCACGGGGAGGGTCTGCAGCAAAATGTAGAGATATTCAGGGTTTGAGTTTGGGTTACTGGTTTTAGTTTCAGGAGACAATATTTAGTTAAATCTGCAgtaagtgatttgtttttttggacaCTTTGAGCAGCGGACATCCAGCAATGTTTTGTTAACTCCTGAGGAAAACATTGGCTTTTAAGCTCAATGTTCACAagtctctcactgtgtctctttgCTGTTACGgtgatttgttttcagtgtttttactgaAAACAGATGCCTGCTGCAGCCAAAAACGACACAGAGCACTAAGTATAAGCAGAAAATGGTAAAGTTGAGCGTCAGTCGGGTTAACAGTGAGCTGAAACTCACTGTAAAGCGCCATAAAGCTCCATAAAGCTGAGGGATCATCTGCTCTGTGATAATTCTGTGTTGATCAGTGTGAGCGACCTCTTTCACACAggtttcactttaaaaatgttttgcgaTAAAGTCACTAATCACGTGTTAAGATCTATGAGAAGACTTTATTGAATCTTAATAACGAGTGCGTATTCCGTATGAACACCTAATTTTTTATTCTATGTTGTATTATACAACTTGTGAAATAGATCTGACCATGTCTCTTTCTGTATGTGTTGAGCCTCTCAGCAGAGTGAGCTTCTCTGTCTCAGGATAAAATAAACTGTACGTTTGTTTCAGTTGATGCAAGTGTTCAGTGATTACTTTGGGCAGAGAGTCCTATATCATCAACATCTCCTCCAAAGTTCTGACATTGTTACTGTTAGAGAGGAAGGTTTGAGTATGTAGTGAGCTCCCACGGAAAaagataatacattttttttatgtgtgataTGTATCAACACTGTCTGACAATGAAAGGAACAAAGAAACTGAGAGCTACAAAGAGAATGTGGTGATTTAGTTTCAGGGAGATCTcagaacacagaaaaatattaaatcttcggattcttgttttgtttcctgtgaTGAAGTTAAATTGTCAGTGGCCCCCTCGGGTCACAGTGTGATTGTTTCTGCGGCGCTCCGTGTTTGtttgaaacaaaaaaggaaattgaTTTGTGACAGCATTAGTGTGCTGTGTGGATTTGGGACACGGCTCCGCTCGTCCAATACACCTTTTTTATTGTTCTGCCATTTCCTCTCCGTGGCTCTGAAGCTCTGCGGCGCATATTGATTAATTGGCAGAGGAAGGACAGGTTAGAAAATACTGAGCATACGGATCAACAACAGCTGGGTTCTTGATTTGAGAGGTTTCTGTGAATGTTATGaggcttttttattttgttttctgttatttgtagATTTTGGAAATCCAAGCTGACAACGACCTGCCTATGactttgtctttattgtttctGACGTAAGAATTCAAACTAATTCCTCTATTGTTACTTTTTCTAAACCATCAACTGCTGTGTCCCTCTTACCTAAAACATACTTATTCTATATagtatttacaatatatatgtTAGAACTGCGACACAGCTGCCGTCTCAGGGACTTACACTTGACGGCAAGGTACAGTGAGGTGTTCATGATGCCGTAGCCGTTGTCCCCGACGCAGGTGTAGATTCCCTCCTGCGCGGGCGTCACGTCGTCCAGAGCGAGAGAGATGTTGGACGCCGTGTCCCACAGAAGCTCCTGGTCGCCGAACATCCAGAAGATCTTGGGAGGAGGGTTACTGTCCACCTCGCAGTGGAGCATCACAGAGCTGCCCTCCATCACCTCTGAGGACACGTTCACCCAAACGGCGCGTGGGGCATCTGGGAGAGGAAGTAAGGCGGAGGATTTAATGTCCAAAAGGCAGAGATATATATGGGTTTTGTTTTCGATGTTTGGTGTAAACTGCAGGAATTGCAGTGCGGCACAACAACAATGCAGATTCTGTAGCTATTCTTGCAGGCTAACGCTGCAAATGTCAATGTCGGTCCGTCTCTCACTCACTTCGGACCAGACTGAATTATCTCAACAACTGTTCGATGGATTCTGGATGTGGAGGAATAATATCCTGAAAAGCTGACTCTGCTCTTGCTCCCCTTCACAGTGTTGCTGTCAACTGGAAGTATGCCTCAGCGTTAGCTCCACAGGAACTCTAAAATCATTCTTGGAACTCAAACGATGGCGCTGCACGACACAAACACTACACTATCTTGAGTCACTGCCTGGAAGCCACTCAAGAAAGAAATTTGCTTGAGTGGGATTCATAAATGCTTTTGGGACTCTAGTGTGGCATGTCAGACACAACAATATTGTTATTGCCTGCATTTGAATTACAAAATCACAGGAGGCTGGCCATCATTTACAACGATGCTGAGCAAAGAGAAACAGTCCGTCGGAGGCTGGAGATTGAGGTGGAAAAGGTGCTTTTTAACTTACACTTGATGTCTAGTGAGATGAGCCTCTCATAGACCAGAGTGGTGTTGGGATAGTAGACCCTGCAGCCCAGGAGCTGCCCGTTGTGCATGGGTCTGGGTGTGAAGGTGAGGGTGCTGGAGAGAACCGCCGTGTTGCTCTCCTCCAGGTAGTCAGAGCTGAACTCCGGGTCGGGCAGGTAGTCGGTGTACATCCACTGGATCTCTGGGGTCATGTCGGGGCAGTTGTCCGGGGCGTAGCACGTCAGCTCCAGACTCTCGTCGCTGACGATCTCCTCTGGGACGTCGATGTTGGGTTGATCTGGTGGACaggaatgaaaaggacattactggatttatttaatgtataATATAAGAGGAACTTTAATTGTAAAGCAGCATTTTATCTTATCTAGATGGATGAAATTGTTATATTCAATACATTAAATTTGTACTTTccttttttacatatatatatatatttctggtTTATTGGTCACAGTTTCATGTATATTTCCCTCTGATCAGTGACTTACCCAGAACCTTGAGCTCAGAGAAGTCCGGGAACGTATACATGTTGGCTCCACCGAGATCAGCACGAAAGTAGTATCTCCCTGAGTGCTCCGCGCCGATGTTGTTGATGAGCAGAGTGCAGTTCCTCTGGTGCAGGTCGCCCAGCAGCTTGGTGCGGCCCTTGTAGCTCTCGTGCACGATGTCTGTGCGTGTTTTGAAGACGACAGGAGGGAAGAGCTGAGGGTAAGGCTGGCCAAAGTACCAGATACCGTGAACGCCGCGGTACGGCCTGATACCGGACGGATACATGAAGGTGCACGGGATGACCACACAGGAGTTCGTCATGGCCGAGATGTCCCGAGGGACCCAAACGTTCCACTGGCAACTGGCATCTGAGAGAAGATCAGAGACAGACTTTAAGATTAGAAATTCTTACAGttacataataataaaataaatatagtaaaattaaaaactaaaataatataGGAAGCACAAGAGTGTTTTCTGAACTCTCAGAAAAACTCTCAGActattaaaatgtctttattctCACAGCGTGGTCATGTTCTGATGAgtctgagtttgtttttaaaggagaccaGTTGTGCCTTTTTCGtttgcatttccttttttccctgtgttttatatttgatcttgtgcatgtaaaagatcatGAAAGTCATTAAGGTCAAaatccacaccaacagaagctgctctgtcccacagaaaacactgctcctgaaacgcctcgtcagtagtacctgcctttaattttgtgactttgtgacatcacactacatcaaaGAATCACATTTGTATAATTcatgcctagcagctagtttggcattTCAGACTGaattagcacagctgctctgttgttgttattggctGTGACCAATcggagcagactgggtattcaggaggaggggccttaaagagacaggagctaaaacagaatGTATCCGAcagaaaatgaacataaaatgtctccataatGCTCTAATATGACCATGCTGTGACAGTAATGGCATTTTAATATGATGGAGTGTATAAAAAAGCATATGATCACCTCAGTAGTACCTAGAATAATCTGTAATATGTAAGATAAATTAGtaaattaagtttaaaaataatGTTGTACATGATACTGCCAATTAATATTGCATCTGCGAGTGAAAAAATATTATTGCATGCCTTCTTTATGTACCATCAGACAGCAAAGAGGTACAGAAATGTATTACCATTGATGATCAACAGCAGTGGTAAGAGCAGCTCCAAACACCACATGGTCTCTGCTCAGCGCTGGACCATAGACCTCTGGAACACAACACATCCTGTCAGTTACAGCACATGCATCATCGAGAGAAAAAGAACCGGAACCGTCTTGTTTACAGCACGGCTGCTGCTGATGACTCAGACACTGCATTTACCTCAGAGAATGACACCAATAATCTAAATGTTATTGAGATTTAACAGTTTAGTTTCTGGCTTCGGAGCGAAGCACGGTACCTTGATCTACAACCACAAAGAAATGCAATGCGGTTTTGAACTTATTATATTTTTTGaggttaaaggggcactgtgtagttctgTAGAAGCAGTTCAAActgagaattttaatatttacaacattaatgaggtaataatacaaacatgtatttttccataactgaataaacaaactgttctcagaggaaaataaggtccctgcAATACTGTTTGAAgaaagaaaggtggcagggttcgccacatataaacaaag of Sparus aurata chromosome 17, fSpaAur1.1, whole genome shotgun sequence contains these proteins:
- the mag gene encoding myelin-associated glycoprotein isoform X4 gives rise to the protein MWCLELLLPLLLIINDASCQWNVWVPRDISAMTNSCVVIPCTFMYPSGIRPYRGVHGIWYFGQPYPQLFPPVVFKTRTDIVHESYKGRTKLLGDLHQRNCTLLINNIGAEHSGRYYFRADLGGANMYTFPDFSELKVLDQPNIDVPEEIVSDESLELTCYAPDNCPDMTPEIQWMYTDYLPDPEFSSDYLEESNTAVLSSTLTFTPRPMHNGQLLGCRVYYPNTTLVYERLISLDIKYAPRAVWVNVSSEVMEGSSVMLHCEVDSNPPPKIFWMFGDQELLWDTASNISLALDDVTPAQEGIYTCVGDNGYGIMNTSLYLAVKYPPREPVVNDSMTVQEGTSLALHCSTQGSPAPTLTWLKDGELVGTITADELSVLEILEITPQGDGQYRCLAENEHGRASSSLNITVEYAPVFLEESKCTVVREGVQCVCMATGNPEPTIEFYLPDLNVTINETDGRYNFYTHTDGHTSTGMIKLREKGERIDNGPAVNVHCSMFNMYGRESVHLELQQEKKYMMAVIVGTIGGVAVIAFIIAAVRYVGHNNKNLRQSCWAQSLTPF
- the mag gene encoding myelin-associated glycoprotein isoform X3 — its product is MWCLELLLPLLLIINDASCQWNVWVPRDISAMTNSCVVIPCTFMYPSGIRPYRGVHGIWYFGQPYPQLFPPVVFKTRTDIVHESYKGRTKLLGDLHQRNCTLLINNIGAEHSGRYYFRADLGGANMYTFPDFSELKVLDQPNIDVPEEIVSDESLELTCYAPDNCPDMTPEIQWMYTDYLPDPEFSSDYLEESNTAVLSSTLTFTPRPMHNGQLLGCRVYYPNTTLVYERLISLDIKYAPRAVWVNVSSEVMEGSSVMLHCEVDSNPPPKIFWMFGDQELLWDTASNISLALDDVTPAQEGIYTCVGDNGYGIMNTSLYLAVKYPPREPVVNDSMTVQEGTSLALHCSTQGSPAPTLTWLKDGELVGTITADELSVLEILEITPQGDGQYRCLAENEHGRASSSLNITVEYAPVFLEESKCTVVREGVQCVCMATGNPEPTIEFYLPDLNVTINETDGRYNFYTHTDGHTSTGMIKLREKGERIDNGPAVNVHCSMFNMYGRESVHLELQQEKKYMMAVIVGTIGGVAVIAFIIAAVRYVGHNNKKEKTGIINLWALWQDWRGKS
- the mag gene encoding myelin-associated glycoprotein isoform X2, translated to MWCLELLLPLLLIINDASCQWNVWVPRDISAMTNSCVVIPCTFMYPSGIRPYRGVHGIWYFGQPYPQLFPPVVFKTRTDIVHESYKGRTKLLGDLHQRNCTLLINNIGAEHSGRYYFRADLGGANMYTFPDFSELKVLDQPNIDVPEEIVSDESLELTCYAPDNCPDMTPEIQWMYTDYLPDPEFSSDYLEESNTAVLSSTLTFTPRPMHNGQLLGCRVYYPNTTLVYERLISLDIKYAPRAVWVNVSSEVMEGSSVMLHCEVDSNPPPKIFWMFGDQELLWDTASNISLALDDVTPAQEGIYTCVGDNGYGIMNTSLYLAVKYPPREPVVNDSMTVQEGTSLALHCSTQGSPAPTLTWLKDGELVGTITADELSVLEILEITPQGDGQYRCLAENEHGRASSSLNITVEYAPVFLEESKCTVVREGVQCVCMATGNPEPTIEFYLPDLNVTINETDGRYNFYTHTDGHTSTGMIKLREKGERIDNGPAVNVHCSMFNMYGRESVHLELQQEKKYMMAVIVGTIGGVAVIAFIIAAVRYVGHNNKKENGNPRQDVVLENPALYYSAVKKDKQNLRKKVGEDGDYQPVGSMAGLERQELNYAALEFIGARPREGASGRGDDGSNYTEIKAK
- the mag gene encoding myelin-associated glycoprotein isoform X1 → MWCLELLLPLLLIINDASCQWNVWVPRDISAMTNSCVVIPCTFMYPSGIRPYRGVHGIWYFGQPYPQLFPPVVFKTRTDIVHESYKGRTKLLGDLHQRNCTLLINNIGAEHSGRYYFRADLGGANMYTFPDFSELKVLDQPNIDVPEEIVSDESLELTCYAPDNCPDMTPEIQWMYTDYLPDPEFSSDYLEESNTAVLSSTLTFTPRPMHNGQLLGCRVYYPNTTLVYERLISLDIKYAPRAVWVNVSSEVMEGSSVMLHCEVDSNPPPKIFWMFGDQELLWDTASNISLALDDVTPAQEGIYTCVGDNGYGIMNTSLYLAVKYPPREPVVNDSMTVQEGTSLALHCSTQGSPAPTLTWLKDGELVGTITADELSVLEILEITPQGDGQYRCLAENEHGRASSSLNITVEYAPVFLEESKCTVVREGVQCVCMATGNPEPTIEFYLPDLNVTINETDGRYNFYTHTDGHTSTGMIKLREKGERIDNGPAVNVHCSMFNMYGRESVHLELQQEKKYMMAVIVGTIGGVAVIAFIIAAVRYVGHNNKKENGNPRQDVVLENPALYYSAVKKDKQNLRKKVLKTELLGSKFNSILEETTGEDGDYQPVGSMAGLERQELNYAALEFIGARPREGASGRGDDGSNYTEIKAK